Genomic DNA from Erythrobacter aureus:
GAGACGCAGTGAAGCCTTTATCGACTTCGCCGAAAATGGCGAAGGATGGAAGATTGGTCAGCTTGACAAGGCGACTCAGCTCCGTGCGATCGACCACGGCAAACCGGTCATGGCGATCGAACCGTCATCTCTGAGTCCAGTACTCAGAGCTGCGCGAACATCGACCCTCTCGACCGATTCCGAAACGGTGGATGGAAATCTTATCGGAAAGCCTCTTGGTGGATTGCCGGCGGGAGATCGCGCTTTCGTTTATGGTTTTGTCGGTCCACTTACGCACTTCACAGTCCTGCCGGATCAGCTTGTAGTGTTTACCTTCGACCCAGTTGGAGATGATCGTACCGATATCACAGTGACTTGGCTCGTTCATCAGGACACCAGTCTCGATGAGGATCAGAAAGCAAACATGGTAGGGTTCTGGGCACGCACGCTCAAGGAAGACATCGCGCTCACGGAAGCGGTTCAGCAAAACGCGAACTCTCGCTTCATTCCAAAGGCGAGCTTTGCCTCGTTGGAGCATGACGCGAAGATATTCACCGCCTGGCTCAATCGGCACAGTGAAGAGGCGAATCCTCAATAGGAGAGATAGAATGACGTTCAGGGTCTTACTCGCTGCGTCGATACCTGTCGTTGCCAGTTCCGCTACGCCCGCAATTATGGCGCAGAATTCTGCTGTCGAAGCACCGGCAGTCGATCCGGTGGAGATGTTGCGCGATATCGAGGTAAGAGTGGACGAAGCCGCACTTCTTGCTTTGACTGACAACGATTTCGGCATATTTGAACAAATCGAGAGCGATCTGCGCAGACTCGACACAAGAGGGGTCGTGTCACTCGAGAATTATCGCACCTACTGGCTCTCTTACGCATTGTATCAAGAGTCCATTGCCCATTTGCGCACACAGGACATGGAAGCGACTGAACAAGCGCTTTCGCAAGCGTCGGCCGCGCTCTCCCAATTGAAGATCGAGGACGGAGAGGTTGAAACTCTGCGGTCCTTAGTTACTGGGCTGCAACTGATGTTTGTGCCGCCGCAGGACGTGCTGCGCGATGCCCAAATATCACAGCAGCATCTAGATGCGGGTATGAGACAAGGGCCAACAATCCGGTCATACTACGCGCTGGCCATTGCCGATTGGAACACTCCCCCAGAGTATGGTGGTCGTACTAAAGCTGAAGCCGCACTGCGTGAAGGATTGGAGCTTCCGAACGAAGCAAGCGGGCGGCTAAAGCCATCTTGGGGACGCGATCAAGCACAGGCACTGCTGATACAAATTCTCTACACGACCTCACGAGCCGAAGAAGCTGACACCAGGTTGGTAAGCGCGCTTGAGATGTATCCTGACAGCGTCGCGCTACGTGAATTGATCAGAATGAAAAAGGCTCAATGATAGCACGTGTGCTTTGGGGCCTCAGCCTGCTTTCGGTGCCGCAATATGCACGGGCGGCAGAGGATTGTCCTGAAGACCAAGTTTGCGGAATAGTTGTCGACTCAGACGAAAAGCCGCTCGCCTTTGCAGAAGTCGAAATCACTTTTGAGGCTGAAGCAATCTTCGCATTGACCGACGAAAGTGGCACGTTTGTGGTGCCTCGCGATGCTGCCGGTGAGCCGACCCTTGTGACGGTTAGCTTGATTGGTTTCCAATCGTTGTCGGTCGACTTCGCTGAATTCGAGGCTCGCGATGCGAGGCTAATTCTGGACCGGGCAACCGACGGCACTGCGACCGAGGACAATTCGATCATTGTCACCGCAAGAGCCCGATCTCGGCCTTTTGCGAACCGTGAACTCACAACGCTCGATATTGTCAGCGATCCATTGGCTTCTGCTGATGTCCTGCTGGCGGTTTCGGGTCTGGCCATCTCGACCAACGTCAATAACTCGGCCGACCTGCAGCTTCGTGGCGGCGCTGTGGGCTTGAGTCGGACCTACTTCAATGATGTACCGCTCTATGAAGTGGTGCGCGGTAATTCGGTCGATCAAACCACTCGTTTGTTTTCGATCTTCGACCCGCGAATCCTCAGCAATGTCGAGGCCTATCCGACGAACCCGCCGACATATCTCGCCAATTCGGCCGCAGGTGCATTGCGGGCACTTCCTCAGTACGATGCATCCGAAACGACGTCCGTGTTAGTTGGGCTATCGGGTATTAAGGTAACAAGCTTACAGCCCGTTCTCAAAGACGGCACCGCGCAGCTCTATGCAAGCATTGAAGATGTTGCCCCCCTCATCGAAATCAATCCAGAACTTGCCGATATCATCACCTCATCGAGCACACAATCTCTCGGCGCGACGATTAGTTTGCCGATAGAGAATGGCGGCGAAGTCACACTATTCGCGGCCCTCGACTTGGAGGACGGTGAATTCCCGCTGCGTATTCTCAATCAATCTGGGCAGTCCACCAATGATCGGCTACGTGCTTACGGGGTGATCTGCTCGGCCCCGAACTCGACTACCGTGCAGGACTGGCATACGAGCGTTTCGATCTGCGCTCCGAGAGTGCTGCGAACTTTGGCTTCGGCGATGCCGCATTGTCGTCGCCAATTTCGACGGTTGAACGGCAGAACCCTGACTATCTTGCAGCCTATGCGTTTCTCACAAGCCGCCTGAGTGACAATCTGACCATGCAATTGGGCACTCGCCAATTTCTTGTCGATGATGCCGGACAAGACGCAGTTTATTCGCTTGGCCTCACCTTCACGTCTGATGACAGGCGGCACAGATTGATTTTCGGGGCTGGCCAGTATAGTGCGGTGGTCCCGCCTGAACTTGGCGGTGTGCAACCATTGTTCGCTTCGACCAGTCAGCAGGTATCTCTGGATTATCTCTTCGATGGTGACGGACTGAGAGTTGCTGCGGGAGCCTATGCGAAGACGGATAGCTTCGATGGCGCCGAGGTCGACATTCTCGGCTTCGATGCAGAACTCGACGCGCGCCTAGCGAACTGGTTGGACCTGTCGCTTCGATTTGCGTCGTCCGATCATCGTTCGGGTGGAGCGGTCGGGGACAATGATTTGGGATATCAGTTGCGCGCTATCCTTAAGGCCAGACCAAACCGATCCTCCAGTATAACGGGCGCTCTCACTATGAGAAGCGGTGCGGTGTTTACGCGAGTGATCGGCGCGCAAAACGATCCTGGGCGGGGAGTTGAACCAATCTTCAGCAGCGATATCAACGGCGAGAGATTGTCCGATTTTGTCAGTCTTGACTTCAATTTTTCGCACGTGCTGGGACTTTGGCCCGGAGAAACTAAGCCCATAGGCATTTTGGCAATCACCAACGCTCTCGATAGCAGCAACGAGGCTCGAGCAATATACTCGCCGGATTTCTCGCAGGAGCAAAGATCATTCTTTGGGCCCCGAGTCTTCTATTTTGGTCTCATTTTCGACTTCTGACCGACGTTTCGCGGCTTGAGACTTCGCGGGGAACAAGAGTGGTCGCAGCGTAAGAGCCGACGAGGCAACTCGTTGCCGTTTGCGGTCGTTGTAGCGCCTTTATTCCGCGTACTCTAATCCCGCTTCGTTAGCTTGGAGCTTAGGTCATCGAATTCCTAAAAAGCCTAGAAGCAAGCGGTTTGCACTGTGGTCGTTCCTGCACATGTTCGGGTCTGCCCCGACCTCGACGTGGCGTTCGAGAACGAGGAAGACCGGGAAGCAGCTCGCAACTTCATGGATCTCCTGGCGGCATCGGAAGGCGATGGTGTAGGTTGATTGCAGCGAGGTCACGCGAGCCTTCAGACCCACACCCGATACCCATCCGGCTTTCTTCGCGAACAGTCCTGAATCAGGTCAGCTGAGTAGCCGCAACCCGTTCCTTTGACGGCCGTGTTGGCAGCGTCTCCCTGTGCGATTGCGGACGCAAAACCGGTTCCCACTTTTGCTGCAATCGCTTGGGCGCTGCCTGCCCGCACCACCCGTCATGAACAGGTTTCCCTTCGGCCCGCAGACGATGTCTGTTGGCCTGCGGTGCAGTCCTCCCATGCCCTGCTTCTTCTAGATGTTCGCAAGCCGGAGATGGTCTCCGGTTTGAGGAACTGAAGGACTTACACCATGACCAATATCGCAATCCTCACCGGCCGCATCGCCCGCGATCCCGATACCCGCGAGACCAAGGGCGGCACCAATGTCACCGGGATCACCGTCGTCACCGATCGCCCCGCACGCGACAAGGACGGCAAGACCTACAAGGACGAGAACGGCTACACCGCCAAGGAAAGCGAGTTCCACCGGGTGACCTGCTTCTCGCAGCTAGCCAAGACCGTCGGCCAGTACTGCTCCAAGGGCCAGCTGGTATCGGTCCAGGGTCGCATCCACTACACCCAGTGGGAGGACAAGGACGGGGTCACGCGCTACGGCACCGAGATCCTCGCCGGCAAGGTCGACTTCCTCTCCCGCGGCAACGGCTCCGGTGAGAACGACGACAACAAGGATGCTCCCGAGATCGACTGATTTCCATCATCATTGGTCCGGCTCAGAAGGGCGCTGTCCGGACCAGACAGCGCCCCTTCTCACGTTGTTCAAACTCTCTGGCGGGGAGGGGGCCTGGCTCACGTTCTCCCATTCTGATGGGCGTGCAACAGGCGCGTCAAGGACGGCGGGATCCCACCATTTTGCCTCCCCTTCGCTCACGCTACGGTCCGACAAAATCGTTGCCCCTACCGCCGCTTCGCGGTCGCCCTTTTGGGGCGATCCCTGACCCGCCGGCCGCACGCCCATCCGTCCTGCTTCTGCCGTCAACGGCAGACATCAGGAGGATATTATGGCTACGCAATTTCAATCCACTTCGACTTCGGATCGCTACTTTGCCGCACTGGCTGTGGCAGAGCATAGGGCGCTGCACAGCTTCTTCGATCAGCACATCGTTGAGGACCGGGAACTTGGATATTTTGCTCTGGACGAGGGAGACTACAATGCACTTCCGGAGCACCTTGCAGCGCGCGTAGTGCATACGGTGCACGGTGCGATGTCAGACGAGTTCTGACCGTAGGATCAGGGCAGGGGCCGGGTACGGCTCCTGTCCTTTTTTCATGTTCGCAAAGATTGGATCGATGCCCGAATAATTCGGCAAGACAGCACTCTGTTCGGGGCGGTTTTGGACGATGGAAGTCGTGCGCAGTTTGGCTTTTGAAAATGGCTATTTGTTACCAAAATGCTCCCGAATGAGAACAAACTCGCGTTCTAGTCTCTTCCCCTCCAGCCCGGTTTGGGCTAGGAAACCCGAGTGAAACCAGTGCCTTTGCCGTCACGGAACGGTCGGAGTAGTGATGGATCAGACCATGCACATATGGGGAACAACTTCGTGCACACCGTACGCAGCGGTTCTGGCAAGTAAGTTATTGAGGTGTTTGTGGAAAACGGCAATGTCCCTTTCTGTGCCAGTAGTGGGTCAATGGTAATTTAGCGGCACAGACCGTGTCAGCCGCGCTCCAAAGCTCTGTAATCGCTGACCAATCTCCCGCCATTCGACTGTGCCGCTTTGACCCGGATGATCGCCGCTCGCGTGTGGCGATAGAGCGCGTGAAACCACCCTCAATAGCGTCCCACCGAGTCTCATTTTTGAGACTGATTTGCATGGTTATCTATAGTGCAAATCTTCGCGCCCGATGATCCTCGCGCTGCGTCCGCGTCCTCGCTCGCTCCCGCTCGCTGCGGTGCGCAGACTGGCGCTGAAGGATCGATTTGGCGGAGTGGGTAGCCAAGCCATGTTCCGCTGTTAAGCGGCGTGTTCCAGATGGAAAACCCTCCCACATCTCAGCGGCCCGACCGGTATGGGACCGAGGTCAGCGAGCCAGTCCCTGTTAGAAGCACACCCTACACGGATAAACCGTGGTTCGTTGTAACGAGATAGCCGCGTAAATCCAGAGGCTTGCGATCGCGGAGGGGGTGCTCGGAGAAGTTGCAACGGGTTGCAAGATCGCGTGGGCAGGGTGGTTGTTGTGCGATGTCAGTGACTTGGCGTTGCAAGGGGTTGCAACCGGGCGTGCGTGTGAGCGTGGTTGCAACGGTGATACGCCGTCCTGATCCAATCCTTTTTAGAGCAGCCAAAAGGCTCCGCCGAGGGGCTTGCGGGTGTGTCCCGGCCCCTGACCTATGTCTGCGCTGATATGCCGCTAGAGAGCGGCTGAGAGAGGATCAGGCGGCGTTGGCGCTCTCCTGTCTGTGCTGTGCGGCGAGGTTGTCGAGCAATCCCGCTTCTCAGATTGCGTCCGAGACGCAGTCGAACGATGCCTATAGCTGGGACGGCCATGTCGATGCGGTCCGCGCCTACACCACCAACGGGCTCAACCAGTATAGTGGCGGCGGGAGCGCGAGCTTCTGCTACGATGCCAATGGCAATCTCACCGCCGACGGGACGAGCGTCTATCTCTACGATGTCGAGAACCGCTTGGTCGAGCGGCGCGCGCAGGGCAGCGCCAACAGCAACTGTGCCGCGCTATCCTATACCGGCGCGCTCAAGGCCGAGTTGCGCTACGATCCGACCGGTCGGCTCTATCAGGTCAGCGGGGGCAGCCTGGGCACGCAGCGCTTCGCCTATGACGGCAATGCGCTGATCGGCGAATATAATGCTGCCGGCGCTTTGCTGCGGCGATACGTCCATGGCTCGAATGCGGAGGCCGACGATCCGCTGATCGTCTATGAGGGCGCGGGGGTGAGCGATGCCTCGCGGCGCTATCTCCACGCCGATCCGCGCGGCTCGATCGTGATGGTGACGAACTATCAGGGCGCCCCGCTTCATACCAACAGCTATGACGAGTACGGCATCCCCGACACCGCCACGGGCGACGACATCGCCACCAAGGGCCGGTTCCGCTACACCGGGCAAGTGTGGATCCCTGAGCTGGGCATGTATTACTACAAAGCCCGCATCTACTCGCCCACGCTCGGCCGGTTCATCCAGACCGATCCCATCGGCTATGAGGACCAGTTCAACCTCTATGCCTATGTCGGGAACGATCCGGTGAATGGGGTCGATCCGACGGGGATGGATTCATACATGGTCGCGCGGCAGCTTGATTCCGCTGTTGGCAAAGCGGGGATCGGACATGCCTACATCGTGGTTGATGCAAAATACCCAGGTGATCCCAATGCGAAAGTGATTTCTTTCGGGGAATTGTCAAACGGCAATATGGGTAATGTGAATGATCCGAGCAGAGCTTCGGATTTCTCTAAGACTGCACATGCCGCCGACCAGACTCACTGGGATTCACTTACCAAAGACGATGCTGGCTCTTTCTCTCAGATTGACGCAAAGGATTCTACGGTTTCGGCTGTCGCAGGTGCAGTTTTAGAAACAGGGGATTATGATATCATTCCCGGTGCTGATCTCTTCGGAGGAGCTCCTGCTGTCAACAGCAACTCCGCAGCGATGGGTGTAGCTGAGAGGTCCACAAGCATATCACGAGGTGAGCCCGCGCGAGCACCCACCGATTATGCCTTGCCTGGGGTGAATGAATCGGGCCGAGTTCAATTCAACGAAGCGAAAATCTGCGCTAGCGATGGGATAAAATGCCAGTGAAAACCTTCATTTCTATACTCATCGCGATAATAGTGCTTATCTTAATTGGAGATTTTTTTCGGTTGAATGCGTGGATCGCTAGGCAATCTGTGCCGATTGGAGCTTATGTAACGCTGTATCCTTTTCCGTTCCATATAGAGGAAACTTATGTAGACGGGGAGTTTCAAGGGATAGGGATTGGCGAATCAATAACCGAGGTGGCCGGTGCACTGAACAGCAACCGGCGCTGCCAATTCGTGATAGATGAACGGCTTGTTGAGATAGCTGATGCCAACATCACGGGTTACGGCGATGGCGAATTGATTATGCGTTGCAAATCGGGTGGAGTCGCCTGGAACCAAATTTTGGTGATACAAGGAGGCGTTATCCAGCAAGTCAGGATCTCTGGCGGTCTTTGGCTGTAAAGTAACTGCCACTTACCCCAATGCCACCTCCACCCCCCGCCGCACCTCGTCGATAGCCCCGACCCGCGCGCCGTTGCGTAGGCCAAGCGCTTCGGTGAGCCTGGCACGGCTATCGGTGTAGAGCGCGACCGCATCCTTCGCGCGGGATATCGCGACGTAGACCGCCGGAGCATCGACGGTATTGGCGCGGAAGCTCTCCAGGTGAGCCATGCCCTGTCGGCGGTCGCGCCCTGGGCGGAGTGGATGGTGCGGACCCAACCGGGCCGAATATGCCGATCGGCGAGCCGTGAGAGGTCGAGTGTGTCCTGCTTGCCGTCCTCGCGCTCAATCTGCACGGCTCCACGCGCGATGTCAGTTGGAGCTACACGCGCAATCCGGCCTCGCAGATCATCAGCGAGACGCAGTCGAACGATGCCTATAGCTGGGATGGCCATGTCGATACGACCCGCGCCTACACCACCAACGGTCTCAACCAATACACGGGCGCGGGCAGCGCGGCCTTTTGCTACGATGCCAATGGCAATCTGACTGCCGACGGATCAAGCGTCTACAAATACGATGTCGAGAACCGCTTGATATCCAAAAGAGCGCAGACCAACACCAATTGCTCAGCGCTCTCTTATAGTGGCACGCTACAGGCTGCGTTGCGGTACGATCCTACAGGCCGAGTCTATCAGGTTTCTGGCGGAAGCCTGGGCACGCAAAGGTTCCTTTACGATGGCAATGCGCTGATCGGTGAATACAACAGCGCCGGCACCTTGCGGCGGCGCTATGTCCATGGCCCGAGCATGGACGCCGACGATCCGCTGATCGTCTACGAGGGCGCGGGGTGAGCGCTGCCTCGCGGCGCTATCTCCACGCCGATCCGCGCGGCTCGATCGTCATGGTGACGAACTACCAGGGCACCCCGCTCCATACCAACAGCTATGACGAATACGGCATCCCGACACCGCCTCGGGCGACGACATCGCCACCAAGGGCCGGTTCCGCTACACCGGCCAGGTGTGGATCCCCGAGCTGGGCATGTATTACTATAAAGCCCGCATCTACTCGCCGACGCTGGGGCGGTTCCTGCAGACCGATCCCATCGGATACGAGGACCAGTTCAACCTCTACGCCTATGTCGGGAATGATCCGATTAATGGCACTGACCCGACCGGGATGTGCAAGGCGGATTGGCAGTGCGATGGCGAATGGAGTTCCGAAACGCAGACATCCTCCCCATCTGATCTTGGTTCCTACAATGACCATTTTCGGAACGGCAATGGTTCTGACTACGCCGTTGATCCATCGGAGTCGGGCGGTCTGGAGCAAGCC
This window encodes:
- a CDS encoding single-stranded DNA-binding protein yields the protein MTNIAILTGRIARDPDTRETKGGTNVTGITVVTDRPARDKDGKTYKDENGYTAKESEFHRVTCFSQLAKTVGQYCSKGQLVSVQGRIHYTQWEDKDGVTRYGTEILAGKVDFLSRGNGSGENDDNKDAPEID
- a CDS encoding carboxypeptidase-like regulatory domain-containing protein, with the translated sequence MIARVLWGLSLLSVPQYARAAEDCPEDQVCGIVVDSDEKPLAFAEVEITFEAEAIFALTDESGTFVVPRDAAGEPTLVTVSLIGFQSLSVDFAEFEARDARLILDRATDGTATEDNSIIVTARARSRPFANRELTTLDIVSDPLASADVLLAVSGLAISTNVNNSADLQLRGGAVGLSRTYFNDVPLYEVVRGNSVDQTTRLFSIFDPRILSNVEAYPTNPPTYLANSAAGALRALPQYDASETTSVLVGLSGIKVTSLQPVLKDGTAQLYASIEDVAPLIEINPELADIITSSSTQSLGATISLPIENGGEVTLFAALDLEDGEFPLRILNQSGQSTNDRLRAYGVICSAPNSTTVQDWHTSVSICAPRVLRTLASAMPHCRRQFRRLNGRTLTILQPMRFSQAA
- a CDS encoding RHS repeat-associated core domain-containing protein, whose protein sequence is MSSNPASQIASETQSNDAYSWDGHVDAVRAYTTNGLNQYSGGGSASFCYDANGNLTADGTSVYLYDVENRLVERRAQGSANSNCAALSYTGALKAELRYDPTGRLYQVSGGSLGTQRFAYDGNALIGEYNAAGALLRRYVHGSNAEADDPLIVYEGAGVSDASRRYLHADPRGSIVMVTNYQGAPLHTNSYDEYGIPDTATGDDIATKGRFRYTGQVWIPELGMYYYKARIYSPTLGRFIQTDPIGYEDQFNLYAYVGNDPVNGVDPTGMDSYMVARQLDSAVGKAGIGHAYIVVDAKYPGDPNAKVISFGELSNGNMGNVNDPSRASDFSKTAHAADQTHWDSLTKDDAGSFSQIDAKDSTVSAVAGAVLETGDYDIIPGADLFGGAPAVNSNSAAMGVAERSTSISRGEPARAPTDYALPGVNESGRVQFNEAKICASDGIKCQ